GCTGCGCGAGCAGCTGCGGGCGCTCGAGATGCCCTAGGCATGGGCTCGCGGCTCCTCGGCATCATCGTGAAAGAGTTCATCCATCTCCGGCGGGACGTCCTCGCCCTCGTCCTGGCGCTGGGGGTGCCCGTGGCGATGCTCGGCATCTTCGGGTGGGCCATCAACACCGACGTCAAGCACGTGCCCACGGCCGTCTTCGAGCAGTCGGGCAGCGCCGAGGCGCGGAGCTTCCTCGAGGCCATGGACAACAGCCAGTACTTCGACGTGCGCTACTGGGTATCGAGCCACCGCGAGCTGACGCGCCTCATCGACCAGGGCACGGCCAAGGTCGGCGTCGTGATCCCGCCGGACTTCGGGCGGCGGCTCTCCCGACAGTCCGCCGATGTCCAGGTGATCGTGGACGCCTCCGACCCGCTCGTGGCGACGTCGGCGCTGAACGCCGCCGCGTCGCTCGGCGCCCAGCGGTCGCTCCAGATCATGACCCGCACGCTCGAGGGCACGTCCTTCGGCCGCCAGGGCGGGCCGCCGCTCGACGTCCGCGTGCGCGCCTGGTACAACCCCGACCTCGTCTCGGCCATCTTCATCGTGCCCGGGTTGATCGGCGCGCTCTTGATGCAGACGACGATCACGGCGATGGCCGTGTCGATTGTACGCGAGCGCGAGAA
The nucleotide sequence above comes from Candidatus Methylomirabilota bacterium. Encoded proteins:
- a CDS encoding ABC transporter permease translates to MGSRLLGIIVKEFIHLRRDVLALVLALGVPVAMLGIFGWAINTDVKHVPTAVFEQSGSAEARSFLEAMDNSQYFDVRYWVSSHRELTRLIDQGTAKVGVVIPPDFGRRLSRQSADVQVIVDASDPLVATSALNAAASLGAQRSLQIMTRTLEGTSFGRQGGPPLDVRVRAWYNPDLVSAIFIVPGLIGALLMQTTITAMAVSIVREREKGTLEALIVSPIRRWELLLGKIVPNLGVAYGQMTMALLVAHFVFDVPIRGSLPLLYALSATFMLGTLGIGIFISAVSRTVPAAMQLAFLTFLPSIYLSGLLFPIEGMPTAAQYLASVIPLTYFLRIVRGIVLKGVGFGYLWPSLIPLVIFGVAIFSLAVLKFRKTLD